The Methanobacterium sp. BAmetb5 genome includes a region encoding these proteins:
- a CDS encoding DUF2124 domain-containing protein, translating to MMETEKFRGLNGNLMAFKKEVEHADKVTFAGIPGVCSPFAELFAYVIRDKESVFVPKTDLDSARKIERTSLGMQFTEEADPRSSVVALLGGLSMPQYEVDVADVQKMLDDILLPGGKVLGLCYMNMFENAGWDAKIDFDCIINGILTGEIYKKE from the coding sequence ATGATGGAAACAGAAAAGTTCAGAGGATTAAATGGAAACCTGATGGCTTTCAAAAAAGAAGTAGAACACGCAGACAAAGTTACTTTTGCCGGAATTCCCGGTGTTTGTAGTCCCTTTGCCGAACTCTTTGCCTATGTAATCAGGGATAAAGAATCAGTATTTGTACCTAAAACTGATCTGGATTCTGCCCGTAAAATAGAACGTACATCACTGGGCATGCAGTTTACAGAAGAAGCAGATCCCCGCAGCAGTGTGGTGGCCCTTCTGGGTGGACTTTCCATGCCTCAGTACGAGGTTGATGTGGCTGATGTGCAGAAGATGCTTGACGACATATTGCTACCCGGTGGAAAGGTCCTGGGCCTGTGTTACATGAACATGTTCGAAAACGCAGGTTGGGATGCTAAAATCGATTTTGACTGTATAATCAACGGTATTTTAACTGGGGAGATTTATAAAAAAGAATAA
- a CDS encoding MBL fold metallo-hydrolase, whose protein sequence is MDVIPLAFESMGVRSMATFVETDQRILIDPGTSIAPKRFGFPPWKDEFDALHETRARVQEYAAKADILTISHYHHDHFTPFSLGRYLDSSPRYAEEMYQDKKLFIKHPTEKINKSQQSRARLFLKNLKRLGTRDIHYADGNSFQVGDTLFKFSDPLPHGGEGSSLGFVITTTIEWAGKKLMHASDVQGPIYEGAKQLILDEKPDTLILSGPPIYLEGFALEKRDIVRAQKNLIKICQEIPRVVVDHHLLRDLRCFDFIKEIREESTGEIMVASELLGKEPYLLEARRKEFYF, encoded by the coding sequence ATGGATGTTATACCCCTGGCCTTTGAAAGTATGGGCGTGCGCTCCATGGCCACCTTCGTTGAAACGGATCAGAGGATACTCATTGATCCCGGGACTTCTATTGCCCCCAAAAGGTTTGGATTTCCGCCGTGGAAGGATGAATTCGATGCCCTGCACGAAACCCGTGCCAGGGTGCAGGAGTACGCTGCAAAGGCAGACATCCTGACTATAAGCCATTATCATCATGACCATTTCACTCCCTTCAGTTTAGGGCGGTATCTGGACTCATCTCCCCGCTACGCTGAGGAGATGTACCAGGACAAGAAGCTGTTCATAAAGCACCCCACCGAAAAGATTAATAAAAGCCAACAAAGCCGGGCTCGACTTTTTTTAAAGAATTTAAAGCGTTTGGGAACCAGGGATATTCACTATGCCGATGGTAATTCATTCCAGGTAGGAGACACCCTGTTTAAATTTTCTGATCCCCTCCCCCACGGTGGTGAGGGCAGCAGTCTGGGCTTTGTCATAACCACTACCATTGAATGGGCCGGGAAAAAGCTTATGCATGCCTCTGATGTGCAGGGCCCCATTTATGAAGGTGCTAAACAACTTATACTGGATGAAAAACCAGATACTCTAATTTTAAGTGGCCCTCCTATTTATCTGGAGGGTTTTGCCCTGGAAAAAAGGGATATAGTGCGTGCTCAGAAAAATTTGATAAAAATATGCCAGGAAATCCCTCGGGTGGTGGTTGATCATCATCTTTTAAGGGATCTGCGCTGTTTTGATTTTATAAAAGAGATTAGGGAAGAATCAACAGGTGAAATCATGGTGGCATCGGAACTTCTAGGTAAAGAGCCGTATTTACTGGAAGCAAGGCGAAAAGAGTTTTATTTTTAG
- a CDS encoding DUF447 domain-containing protein — MLDLYSLGMERGLLYETIVTTRNPDGTSNAAPIGVICKDAREVVVYLHEGSQTFDNVRREKSFGVNILRDPMVFVESTIGNLETTKFEPYLDFFSIKGAEAFFTVQVTREKLVQRQDHLGTSTINVVTGRVGELVKNQEHVNPLNRAIYGIIEALVYLSRIDIVSEEERKEYLEKLGETSRVVNKVGSKDHKKAMKKILEYLRD, encoded by the coding sequence ATGTTGGACCTGTATTCTTTGGGTATGGAACGTGGTCTTCTGTATGAGACCATTGTCACCACCCGAAACCCGGATGGAACTTCAAACGCTGCACCTATAGGTGTTATCTGTAAAGATGCCCGTGAAGTGGTGGTTTACCTCCACGAGGGATCACAAACCTTTGATAATGTTAGGCGTGAGAAGAGTTTCGGTGTGAACATACTGCGGGATCCCATGGTCTTCGTGGAATCAACCATTGGAAACCTGGAAACCACAAAGTTCGAGCCATACCTGGATTTTTTCTCTATCAAAGGGGCAGAAGCCTTTTTTACAGTTCAGGTCACCCGTGAAAAGCTGGTTCAACGCCAGGATCACCTGGGAACTTCCACCATTAATGTGGTAACTGGCCGGGTAGGGGAACTGGTTAAAAACCAGGAACATGTCAATCCTTTGAACCGTGCTATTTACGGAATAATCGAGGCCCTTGTATACCTCAGCAGGATAGACATCGTTTCTGAAGAAGAAAGGAAAGAATATCTGGAGAAACTGGGTGAAACCTCACGGGTGGTGAACAAAGTAGGTTCCAAGGACCATAAAAAAGCTATGAAGAAGATTTTAGAATATTTAAGAGATTAA
- the ade gene encoding adenine deaminase — protein sequence MLKGNLVNLFTEEIYPAEVEIQEGKIKCVREVKEELDNYILPGFIDSHIHIESSMLTPSRFAQMVVPHGTTAVVADPHEIANVQGLAGVNYMIQDAANVPLRFFFTAPSCVPATPFETSGAVLGPEEIDNLLQRDDVVALGEMMNFPGVIGGDPVVLEKIRLAHEHSKPVDGHAPLLSGDDLCSYVARGISTEHECSLREEALEKKRLGMRIMVREGSSAQNLEELWTVGGDFLVSDDRHPQDLLEGHLDQTLKKALELGMDPLKAIQMVTVNPASHYHLDAGSVTPGKSADLVVVDDLEKFNVRKVMIRGELVAREGKALFNVQPLTGENTFQLKTMMPSDFEIQSTGNGENTVRVIEVMEGQLLTEKSQATLESVDGILQGDIEQDVLPIAVVERYGNNNISNAFVKGFGLKNGAIASSVAHDSHNIIVVGTNTRDMAVAVNTLKKNRGGLVAVGEGAVHSLKLPIAGLMSTRSAEEVATQLNQLQEFTKYMGCKLSSPFMTLSFMALLVIPKLKISDQGLFDGESFQFVDVIK from the coding sequence ATGCTTAAAGGAAATCTTGTAAACCTTTTTACCGAGGAAATCTACCCGGCCGAGGTGGAAATTCAGGAGGGGAAGATAAAGTGTGTCCGGGAAGTTAAGGAGGAGTTGGATAACTACATTCTCCCGGGGTTCATCGATTCCCACATCCATATTGAAAGTTCCATGCTCACTCCCTCCCGTTTTGCCCAGATGGTGGTACCCCACGGAACCACGGCAGTGGTGGCTGACCCCCATGAAATTGCCAATGTCCAGGGGCTGGCCGGGGTCAACTACATGATCCAGGACGCGGCTAATGTCCCTTTACGATTCTTCTTCACCGCACCATCCTGCGTACCCGCCACTCCTTTTGAAACCTCTGGAGCGGTTTTAGGTCCTGAAGAGATTGATAATCTCCTCCAGAGGGATGATGTGGTGGCACTGGGGGAGATGATGAACTTCCCGGGAGTTATAGGGGGAGACCCGGTTGTTCTGGAGAAGATCCGCCTGGCCCATGAACATTCCAAACCAGTTGATGGGCATGCACCTCTGCTTTCAGGGGATGATCTCTGCAGCTACGTAGCTCGTGGCATATCCACTGAACATGAGTGCAGTCTCCGGGAAGAAGCACTGGAAAAAAAGAGGCTGGGTATGAGGATAATGGTCCGGGAAGGATCATCAGCCCAGAACCTGGAAGAACTGTGGACTGTGGGTGGTGATTTCCTGGTGTCTGATGACCGCCACCCCCAGGATCTACTGGAGGGACATCTGGATCAGACCCTTAAAAAGGCATTAGAGCTGGGTATGGACCCCCTGAAGGCCATTCAAATGGTCACCGTGAACCCTGCATCCCATTACCACCTGGATGCAGGTTCCGTAACCCCCGGTAAAAGTGCGGATCTGGTGGTGGTGGATGATCTGGAAAAATTCAACGTTAGAAAAGTTATGATAAGGGGAGAACTGGTTGCCCGGGAAGGTAAAGCCCTCTTCAATGTCCAGCCCTTAACTGGAGAAAATACCTTCCAGTTGAAGACCATGATGCCCTCTGATTTTGAGATACAATCCACGGGAAATGGTGAAAACACGGTGAGGGTTATTGAGGTGATGGAAGGTCAGCTTCTCACTGAAAAATCCCAGGCCACACTGGAGTCTGTAGATGGCATCCTGCAAGGAGATATTGAACAGGATGTGCTCCCAATTGCAGTGGTGGAACGATACGGGAATAATAATATTTCCAATGCCTTTGTGAAGGGTTTTGGTTTAAAAAATGGGGCAATAGCATCCAGTGTTGCCCATGACTCCCACAACATAATCGTGGTTGGTACCAATACCAGGGATATGGCAGTTGCGGTGAACACCCTTAAAAAGAACCGGGGAGGACTGGTTGCCGTGGGGGAGGGTGCTGTGCATTCCCTAAAACTCCCCATTGCTGGCCTCATGAGCACCCGGAGTGCAGAGGAAGTAGCTACCCAGTTGAACCAGTTACAGGAATTTACTAAGTATATGGGCTGTAAACTGTCTTCTCCCTTTATGACCCTGTCCTTTATGGCACTCCTGGTCATTCCTAAACTCAAGATCAGTGATCAGGGCTTATTTGATGGGGAAAGTTTCCAGTTTGTGGATGTTATAAAGTGA